In a genomic window of Variovorax paradoxus:
- a CDS encoding phosphodiester glycosidase family protein: MPRRLLWLSMLVAGLVLGLAASARAEPARYTVVRIDLRKDRLSLFLNDDSGIAFKRFDRLQAWLAERGRRLDFAVNAGMYHADFAPVGLLVREGREESPLNLEAGTGNFFLQPNGVFLVSDEGPRVIESSEYPALAPRLRGLSIATQSGPLLLRHGAVHRSFIVDSPSRKIRNGVGVSGHTAIFVLSETPVNFHEFALYFRDVLHCRDALYLDGTVSALHSTALGRSDFVRELGPILAVVSP, translated from the coding sequence ATGCCCAGGCGCCTGCTGTGGCTGTCGATGCTGGTGGCGGGGCTCGTGCTGGGCCTGGCCGCGTCGGCGCGCGCCGAGCCGGCGCGCTACACGGTGGTGCGCATCGACCTGCGCAAGGACCGGCTCTCGCTGTTCCTCAACGACGACAGCGGCATCGCCTTCAAGCGCTTCGACCGGCTGCAGGCCTGGCTGGCCGAGCGCGGGCGCCGGCTCGACTTCGCGGTGAATGCCGGCATGTACCACGCCGACTTCGCGCCCGTGGGCCTGCTGGTGCGCGAGGGCCGCGAGGAATCGCCGCTCAACCTCGAGGCCGGCACCGGCAATTTCTTCCTCCAGCCGAACGGCGTGTTCCTGGTCTCGGACGAGGGCCCGCGCGTGATCGAGTCGTCGGAGTACCCGGCGCTCGCGCCGCGGCTGCGCGGGCTGTCGATCGCCACCCAGTCGGGTCCGCTGCTGCTGCGCCATGGCGCGGTGCATCGCTCGTTCATCGTCGACTCGCCCTCGCGCAAGATCCGCAACGGCGTCGGCGTGTCGGGCCACACGGCGATCTTCGTGCTCAGCGAGACGCCCGTGAACTTCCACGAGTTCGCGCTCTACTTCCGCGACGTGCTGCACTGCCGCGACGCGCTCTATCTCGACGGCACCGTCTCGGCCCTGCATTCGACCGCGCTCGGGCGCAGCGACTTCGTGCGCGAGCTCGGGCCCATACTCGCGGTCGTTTCGCCCTGA
- a CDS encoding helix-turn-helix transcriptional regulator encodes MAAGSCVFVGVKGRPQRRWALPVAAVVQMNDAGISAPQARGARLRSRRMAQQAFPSMSGVPAEQLGAMLLGLYPLAAEPERLGAGALLDWLARHIAFDGAWFGRSLFEAGTLRPQGGHTRGLAPDFVNDWCRVRHIDPVVPAAMAQPGHGVALGAHELPPVASMRAFAADHGIGQALSVIVPAPGSPWWMHLSLYSREAAGLGARAQALVELLMPHLVLVQGLGLHEAPVPASAALTLLSRREAEVARLFAQGQSYKMVARTLGSSPATVRHHLRQVYAKLGVTSKVQMARLVGAPVAPA; translated from the coding sequence ATGGCGGCGGGGTCCTGTGTCTTCGTTGGAGTGAAAGGCCGTCCGCAGCGTAGGTGGGCGCTGCCTGTCGCGGCAGTCGTTCAGATGAACGATGCGGGAATCTCCGCGCCCCAGGCGCGCGGCGCGCGCCTAAGATCGCGCCGCATGGCGCAGCAGGCTTTTCCGTCGATGTCGGGCGTTCCCGCCGAGCAGCTCGGCGCGATGCTGCTCGGCCTCTATCCGCTGGCCGCCGAGCCCGAGCGGCTGGGCGCGGGCGCGCTGCTCGACTGGCTGGCGCGCCACATCGCCTTCGACGGTGCCTGGTTCGGCCGCTCGCTGTTCGAGGCCGGCACCCTGCGGCCGCAGGGCGGCCACACGCGCGGCCTGGCGCCCGATTTCGTGAACGACTGGTGCCGCGTGCGGCACATCGATCCCGTGGTGCCGGCCGCGATGGCGCAGCCCGGCCATGGCGTCGCGCTGGGCGCGCACGAGCTGCCGCCCGTGGCCTCGATGCGCGCCTTCGCGGCCGACCATGGCATCGGCCAGGCGCTCAGCGTGATCGTGCCCGCGCCCGGTTCGCCGTGGTGGATGCACCTGTCGCTCTACAGCCGCGAGGCGGCCGGCCTCGGTGCGCGCGCGCAGGCGCTGGTCGAGCTGCTGATGCCGCACCTGGTGCTGGTGCAGGGGCTGGGATTGCACGAGGCGCCGGTGCCGGCATCGGCCGCCCTCACGCTGCTGAGCCGCCGCGAGGCCGAGGTGGCGCGGCTGTTCGCGCAGGGGCAGAGCTACAAGATGGTGGCGCGCACGCTCGGCAGCTCGCCGGCCACGGTGCGCCATCACCTGCGGCAGGTCTATGCCAAGCTGGGCGTGACGAGCAAGGTGCAGATGGCGCGGCTGGTGGGCGCGCCAGTGGCACCTGCCTGA
- the metG gene encoding methionine--tRNA ligase, which translates to MSAPRKLFVTTALPYANGKFHIGHMMEYIQADIWVRNQRMNGADVNFVCADDAHGAAITIAADKAGVTPQAFVAEIAAGRKQYLDGYHIAFDNWHSTDGPENHQLAQDIYRDLRANGLISTKSVEQFYDPEKGMFLADRFIKGECPNCHSKDQYGDNCEVCGAVYAPTELINPYSALSGAKPELRSSEHFFFKLSDPRCEAYLKEWTAAPGHVQPEVQNKIREWLYKDDEGKGGLGDWDISRDAPYFGIEIPDAPGKYFYVWLDAPVGYLASLKNLLDKRCIELGGDGISYTEYMADPELEQVHFIGKDIITFHTLFWPAMLHFSGRKAPDAVYVHGHLTVSGEKMSKSRGTGIDPLRYLSLGLNAEWLRYYIAAKLNGRNEDIDFNPEDFVARVNSDLVGKYINIASRAAGFIGKRFGGKLGAVSADGDALLFALREAAGEVHALYDGRDYARALREVMALADKVNEYVDQNKPWELAKKEGAEARLHDVCTVCIEAFRLLTLYLKPVLPALAANVEAFLKIAPLAWTDAAQALPAGHAIGEYKHLMQRADAKVVDQLFDAPEPVAAPAAAPAADALPGGEAIAPTIGIDDFVKIDLRIAKIVACEKVEGSTKLLRLTLDAGEGKTRNVFSGIASAYQPEQLVGKLTVLVANLAPRKMKFGVSEGMVLAASHADEKAQPGIHVLEPWPGATPGMRVR; encoded by the coding sequence ATGTCCGCCCCGCGCAAGCTCTTCGTCACCACCGCCCTGCCGTACGCCAACGGCAAGTTCCACATCGGCCACATGATGGAGTACATCCAGGCCGACATCTGGGTGCGGAACCAGCGAATGAACGGTGCCGACGTCAACTTCGTCTGCGCCGACGACGCGCACGGCGCGGCGATCACCATCGCGGCCGACAAGGCCGGCGTCACGCCGCAGGCCTTCGTGGCCGAGATCGCCGCGGGCCGCAAGCAGTACCTCGACGGCTACCACATCGCCTTCGACAACTGGCACTCGACCGACGGCCCCGAGAACCACCAGCTGGCGCAGGACATCTACCGCGACCTGCGCGCCAACGGCCTGATCAGCACCAAGAGCGTCGAACAGTTCTACGACCCCGAGAAGGGCATGTTCCTGGCCGACCGCTTCATCAAGGGCGAGTGCCCGAACTGCCACTCGAAGGACCAGTACGGCGACAACTGCGAGGTCTGCGGCGCGGTCTACGCGCCCACCGAGCTGATCAACCCCTACTCGGCGCTGTCGGGCGCCAAGCCCGAGCTGCGCAGCTCCGAGCACTTCTTCTTCAAGCTGTCCGACCCGCGCTGCGAGGCCTACCTCAAGGAATGGACCGCCGCGCCCGGCCACGTGCAGCCCGAGGTGCAGAACAAGATCCGCGAGTGGCTCTACAAGGACGACGAGGGCAAGGGCGGCCTCGGCGACTGGGACATCAGCCGCGACGCGCCCTACTTCGGCATCGAGATCCCCGATGCGCCGGGCAAGTACTTCTACGTCTGGCTCGACGCGCCCGTGGGCTACCTGGCCTCGCTCAAGAACCTGCTCGACAAGCGCTGCATCGAACTGGGCGGCGACGGCATCTCGTACACCGAGTACATGGCCGACCCCGAGCTCGAGCAGGTGCACTTCATCGGCAAGGACATCATCACCTTCCACACGCTGTTCTGGCCCGCGATGCTGCACTTCAGCGGCCGCAAGGCGCCCGACGCGGTCTACGTGCACGGCCACCTGACGGTGAGCGGCGAGAAGATGAGCAAGAGCCGCGGCACCGGCATCGACCCGCTCAGGTACCTGTCGCTGGGCCTCAATGCCGAGTGGCTGCGCTACTACATCGCGGCCAAGCTCAACGGCCGCAACGAGGACATCGACTTCAACCCCGAGGACTTCGTCGCGCGCGTCAACAGCGACCTGGTGGGCAAGTACATCAACATCGCGAGCCGCGCGGCCGGCTTCATCGGCAAGCGCTTCGGCGGCAAGCTGGGCGCGGTGTCGGCCGATGGCGACGCGCTGCTGTTCGCGCTGCGCGAGGCGGCCGGCGAGGTCCACGCGCTCTACGACGGTCGCGACTATGCACGCGCGCTGCGCGAGGTGATGGCGCTGGCCGACAAGGTCAACGAGTACGTCGACCAGAACAAGCCCTGGGAACTGGCCAAGAAGGAAGGCGCCGAGGCGCGTCTGCACGACGTCTGCACGGTCTGCATCGAGGCCTTCCGCCTGCTCACGCTGTACCTCAAGCCGGTGCTGCCGGCGCTGGCCGCGAACGTCGAGGCCTTCCTCAAGATCGCGCCGCTCGCCTGGACCGATGCCGCGCAGGCGCTGCCCGCGGGCCATGCGATCGGCGAGTACAAGCACCTGATGCAGCGTGCCGACGCCAAGGTGGTCGACCAGCTGTTCGATGCGCCCGAGCCGGTGGCCGCCCCCGCCGCCGCACCCGCGGCGGATGCGCTGCCCGGCGGCGAGGCCATCGCGCCCACCATCGGCATCGACGACTTCGTGAAGATCGACCTGCGCATCGCGAAGATCGTGGCCTGCGAGAAGGTCGAGGGCTCGACCAAGCTGCTGCGCCTCACGCTCGACGCGGGCGAAGGCAAGACCCGCAACGTGTTCAGCGGCATCGCCTCGGCCTATCAGCCCGAGCAGCTCGTGGGCAAGCTCACGGTGCTGGTCGCGAACCTCGCGCCGCGCAAGATGAAGTTCGGCGTCAGCGAAGGCATGGTGCTCGCCGCCAGCCACGCCGACGAGAAGGCCCAGCCGGGCATCCACGTGCTCGAGCCCTGGCCCGGCGCCACGCCCGGCATGCGCGTGCGCTGA
- a CDS encoding autotransporter outer membrane beta-barrel domain-containing protein, translating to MTPVLRPRAVFTPTLIAAAVAGLVCASALPRAFAQSAWTSAPPYADMARADWFNAANWSAGVPGTGTAVTVNLVPGTVVGIVSGPASAASVDASNGTLMVVEGAGRLDTGLFNLGSSDGRDVQTLLRIGSGGIVNAARFVSQGGGGTENTVSLSGAGSALNVAGELQIGRSGTGMMQLDEGARVSAGTLQIGQAGTADGHVLVIGETPVDALVAQRIVLATPGSTLEISRAGTAPLVLGAAISGPGRFEVSSPVTLTGDNTQSGDIVLGSTLRVGDGANAGSITGNLSGFGRVVFDRGPGRVAYDGAIGGSIAIDKENAGTLALGGAHDTDGRTRVLGGTLLVNGALPRSTVEVAGGATLGGLGQVKAATVRAGGTLAPGDGGVGTFAVLGDLALDPGSRLHYDLGTPGVPGAGDLVTVAGNLTLDGSLDVSERVGYGNGVQTLMRVDGSIADNGLELGAMPTGFTHAVHVRGSTVELEVSGGAVGTNQFWDGGGTAGDGVVAGGDGSWRYLEPQWTDIAGRNAEAWNGNMAIFQGRAGAVTIDGLFDFKGMQFRSDGYRLEEGSHAEGSLPGRLVPQLPEAPVRVDAGVTATFNVGIEGPGGILKTGPGTLVLAGRNDHGGVTAVDEGVLRAGRANTFSEASHHDVRRGGTLDLAGHDQTVAGLTVAGTVSLVGTEPGTRLTVRGPYVGQDGTLRLGTRLGDSGSLSDRLVIDGGVREETRALKAGTVSATATGLRANAAASVTGRTQVQIVNLGGLGALTTGDGIEVVSAINGATTTAQTTRDAFALVGGRVDAGAFEYRLHAADAQGLGENWYLRSSVGVTPPPPPPPPAPPSSGGGTVEPPPPPTLPPAPAPVERPAYRVQVPMLAALPAQLRESDLTMLSNLHQRSGAPQAAGDGPPVRRAWGRVIVADPTLAQRGAVDPRSEMHLSGFQAGTDLWAGGAWRAGVYVGQLEGKADVQGFASGLWGAIGRTDLRSRYLGGYATFTEPGGFYADAVLQFGRHDYTAHPLAALPIEGKGRSTVASFEIGQSFELGAGWALEPQLQLIHQSRSIDEALIPAAVVSQDSANGWMARAGLRLKGRIAAGEGVVEPYGRINLYRMAAGADIARFAGPAASADIASSASGSAAELAGGFSWRIGPAVSVYGELGRRFALGGGLRSRASVQASAGVNVRW from the coding sequence ATGACACCTGTTCTTCGGCCGCGTGCCGTCTTCACGCCGACCCTGATCGCCGCCGCCGTCGCCGGCCTGGTGTGCGCATCCGCCTTGCCGCGCGCCTTCGCGCAGAGCGCCTGGACCTCCGCGCCGCCCTATGCCGACATGGCGCGCGCCGACTGGTTCAACGCCGCCAACTGGAGCGCTGGCGTGCCGGGCACCGGCACGGCCGTGACGGTGAACCTCGTGCCCGGCACCGTCGTCGGCATCGTCTCGGGCCCGGCCAGCGCGGCATCGGTCGATGCCTCGAACGGCACGCTGATGGTGGTGGAGGGCGCGGGACGGCTCGACACGGGCCTGTTCAACCTCGGCAGCAGCGACGGCCGCGACGTGCAGACCCTGCTGCGCATCGGCAGCGGCGGCATCGTGAATGCCGCGCGCTTCGTCTCGCAGGGCGGCGGCGGCACCGAGAACACGGTGTCGCTGAGCGGCGCGGGCAGCGCGCTCAACGTCGCCGGCGAGCTGCAGATCGGCCGCAGCGGCACCGGGATGATGCAGCTCGACGAGGGCGCGCGCGTGAGCGCGGGCACGCTGCAGATCGGGCAGGCGGGCACGGCCGACGGCCACGTGCTGGTGATCGGCGAGACCCCGGTCGACGCGCTGGTGGCCCAGCGCATCGTGCTCGCCACGCCGGGCTCGACGCTGGAAATCTCGCGCGCCGGCACGGCCCCGCTGGTGCTGGGCGCGGCGATCTCCGGCCCGGGCCGCTTCGAGGTCTCGAGCCCGGTCACGCTGACCGGCGACAACACCCAGAGCGGCGACATCGTGCTGGGCAGCACGCTGCGCGTGGGCGACGGCGCGAACGCCGGGTCCATCACCGGCAACCTCTCGGGCTTCGGCCGCGTGGTGTTCGACCGCGGCCCGGGCCGCGTGGCCTACGACGGTGCCATCGGCGGCAGCATCGCGATCGACAAGGAGAACGCCGGCACCCTGGCGCTCGGCGGCGCGCACGACACCGACGGCCGCACGCGCGTGCTCGGCGGCACGCTGCTGGTCAACGGCGCGCTGCCGCGCAGCACGGTCGAGGTGGCCGGCGGCGCGACGCTGGGCGGCCTCGGGCAGGTGAAGGCGGCCACCGTGCGCGCGGGCGGCACGCTGGCGCCCGGCGACGGCGGCGTGGGCACCTTCGCCGTGCTCGGCGACCTCGCGCTCGACCCCGGCAGCCGGCTGCACTACGACCTCGGCACGCCGGGCGTGCCGGGGGCCGGCGATCTGGTCACGGTCGCGGGCAACCTCACGCTCGACGGCAGCCTCGACGTCAGCGAGCGCGTCGGCTACGGCAACGGCGTGCAGACCCTGATGCGGGTCGACGGCAGCATCGCCGACAACGGCCTCGAGCTCGGCGCCATGCCCACGGGCTTCACGCACGCGGTGCACGTGCGCGGCTCGACCGTGGAGCTGGAGGTCAGCGGCGGCGCGGTCGGCACCAACCAGTTCTGGGACGGCGGCGGCACGGCCGGCGACGGCGTGGTCGCGGGCGGCGACGGCAGCTGGCGCTACCTCGAGCCGCAATGGACCGACATCGCGGGACGCAACGCGGAGGCCTGGAACGGCAACATGGCGATCTTCCAGGGCCGCGCGGGCGCGGTCACCATCGACGGCCTGTTCGACTTCAAGGGCATGCAGTTCCGCAGCGACGGCTACCGGCTCGAGGAGGGTTCGCACGCCGAGGGCTCGCTGCCCGGGCGGCTGGTGCCGCAGTTGCCCGAGGCGCCGGTGCGCGTCGACGCGGGCGTCACCGCCACCTTCAACGTGGGCATCGAGGGCCCGGGCGGCATCCTCAAGACCGGCCCCGGCACGCTGGTGCTCGCGGGCCGCAACGACCACGGCGGCGTCACCGCGGTCGACGAGGGCGTGCTGCGCGCGGGCCGCGCCAACACCTTCAGCGAGGCCTCGCACCACGACGTGCGCCGTGGCGGCACGCTCGACCTCGCGGGCCACGACCAGACCGTGGCCGGCCTCACGGTGGCGGGCACGGTGTCGCTGGTCGGCACCGAGCCCGGCACGCGGCTGACCGTGCGCGGGCCCTATGTGGGTCAGGACGGCACCCTGCGCCTGGGCACCCGGCTCGGCGACAGCGGCAGCCTCAGCGACCGGCTGGTGATCGACGGCGGCGTCCGCGAGGAGACCCGCGCCCTGAAGGCCGGCACCGTGAGCGCCACCGCGACCGGCCTGCGCGCCAACGCCGCCGCCAGCGTGACGGGCCGCACCCAGGTGCAGATCGTCAACCTCGGCGGCCTGGGCGCGCTGACCACCGGCGACGGCATCGAGGTCGTGAGCGCGATCAACGGCGCCACCACCACCGCGCAGACCACGCGCGATGCCTTCGCGCTCGTGGGCGGCCGCGTGGACGCGGGTGCCTTCGAATACCGGCTGCACGCGGCCGATGCGCAGGGGCTCGGCGAGAACTGGTACCTGCGCTCGAGCGTGGGGGTGACGCCGCCGCCTCCTCCCCCGCCCCCCGCGCCACCTTCCTCCGGCGGCGGCACCGTGGAGCCGCCGCCCCCGCCGACGCTGCCGCCGGCCCCCGCGCCGGTCGAGCGCCCGGCCTACCGCGTGCAGGTGCCGATGCTCGCCGCGCTGCCCGCGCAGCTGCGCGAGAGCGACCTCACGATGCTGTCGAACCTGCACCAGCGCAGCGGCGCGCCACAGGCCGCCGGCGACGGCCCGCCCGTGCGCCGCGCCTGGGGCCGGGTCATCGTGGCCGACCCGACGCTGGCACAGCGCGGCGCGGTCGATCCGCGCAGCGAGATGCACCTGAGCGGCTTCCAGGCCGGCACCGACCTCTGGGCCGGCGGCGCATGGCGCGCCGGCGTCTACGTGGGCCAGCTCGAGGGCAAGGCCGACGTGCAGGGCTTCGCGAGCGGCCTGTGGGGCGCGATCGGCCGCACCGACCTGCGCAGCCGCTACCTCGGCGGCTACGCCACCTTCACCGAGCCCGGCGGCTTCTATGCCGACGCGGTGCTGCAGTTCGGCCGCCACGACTACACGGCGCATCCGCTCGCCGCGCTGCCGATCGAGGGCAAGGGGCGCAGCACCGTGGCCTCGTTCGAGATCGGCCAGTCCTTCGAGCTCGGCGCGGGCTGGGCGCTCGAGCCGCAGCTGCAGCTGATCCACCAGAGCCGCTCCATCGACGAGGCTCTGATCCCCGCCGCGGTGGTGTCGCAGGACAGCGCCAACGGCTGGATGGCGCGCGCCGGCCTGCGGCTGAAGGGCCGCATCGCCGCGGGCGAGGGCGTGGTCGAGCCCTATGGCCGGATCAACCTCTACCGGATGGCCGCGGGCGCCGACATCGCGCGCTTCGCCGGCCCGGCCGCGTCCGCCGACATCGCGAGCAGTGCCAGCGGCAGCGCGGCCGAGCTCGCGGGCGGCTTCTCGTGGCGCATCGGGCCCGCGGTCAGCGTCTATGGCGAACTGGGCCGCCGCTTCGCGCTCGGCGGCGGCCTGCGCTCGCGCGCCTCGGTGCAGGCGAGCGCCGGGGTCAACGTGCGCTGGTGA
- a CDS encoding YceH family protein, translating to MTTALPVLSLVETRVLGVLAEKQRTVPDSYPLTLNALVSGCNQKTSRNPVLELSESQVQAAIDSLKGYSLVAETSGGRAWRYEHNIDRVLRIPSQSVILLTVLMLRGPQTAGELRIACDRMHNFADISSVEGFLDELSERSAGALVVKLARLPGARESRWAHLLSGTPAEEPAPAGGYEAPRAAHDVSLGEVAALKANVARLETEVAQLKALLGRVCSELGISEEG from the coding sequence ATGACCACTGCGCTGCCCGTCCTGTCCCTAGTCGAAACCCGCGTCCTCGGCGTGCTGGCCGAAAAGCAGCGCACCGTGCCCGACAGCTATCCGCTGACGCTCAACGCGCTGGTGTCGGGCTGCAACCAGAAGACCAGCCGCAACCCGGTGCTCGAGCTCAGCGAGTCGCAGGTGCAGGCCGCGATCGACAGCCTCAAGGGCTACAGCCTGGTGGCCGAGACCAGCGGCGGCCGCGCCTGGCGCTACGAGCACAACATCGACCGCGTGCTGCGCATTCCCTCGCAGTCGGTGATCCTGCTCACGGTGCTGATGCTGCGCGGCCCGCAGACCGCGGGCGAACTGCGCATCGCCTGCGACCGCATGCACAACTTCGCCGACATCTCCTCGGTCGAGGGCTTCCTCGACGAGCTGTCCGAGCGTTCGGCCGGCGCACTGGTGGTGAAGCTCGCACGGCTGCCCGGCGCGCGCGAGAGCCGCTGGGCGCACCTGCTGAGCGGCACGCCGGCCGAGGAGCCCGCGCCCGCGGGCGGCTACGAGGCGCCGCGCGCCGCGCACGATGTCTCGCTGGGCGAGGTGGCGGCGCTCAAGGCCAACGTGGCGCGGCTCGAGACCGAGGTGGCGCAGCTCAAGGCGCTGCTCGGGCGGGTGTGCTCGGAGCTCGGGATTTCCGAGGAGGGCTGA
- a CDS encoding NAD-dependent isocitrate dehydrogenase, with product MTTPIPATLIPGDGIGPEIVDATLAALDALKAPFEWDRQIAGLGGVKASGDPLPAATLDSIRRTRLALKGPLETPSGGGYRSSNVRLREEFELYANLRPARTIIPGGRFDKIDLMVVRENLEGLYIGHEHYVPIDGDPHAVAMATGINTRQGSRRILEYAFQTAVATGRKKVTIVHKANIMKALTGIFLETGLDLYEKKYKGQFELDTVIIDACAMKLVLNPWQFDMLVTTNLFGDILSDLVAGLVGGLGMAPGANIGTNAAIFEAVHGSAPDIAGKGIANPIALMLAAALMLDHCKLPELATRLRQAIDDTLNIDQVRTGDLGGSAGTEAFTKALVARIRNA from the coding sequence ATGACCACCCCCATTCCCGCAACCCTGATCCCCGGCGACGGCATCGGCCCCGAGATCGTCGACGCCACGCTGGCCGCGCTCGACGCGCTGAAGGCGCCCTTCGAATGGGACCGCCAGATCGCCGGCCTGGGCGGCGTCAAGGCCTCGGGCGATCCGCTGCCCGCGGCCACGCTCGACAGCATCCGCCGCACCCGGCTCGCGCTCAAGGGCCCGCTCGAGACGCCCTCGGGCGGCGGCTACCGCTCGTCGAACGTGCGGCTGCGCGAGGAGTTCGAGCTCTACGCCAACCTGCGCCCGGCGCGCACCATCATCCCGGGCGGGCGCTTCGACAAGATCGACCTGATGGTGGTGCGCGAGAACCTCGAGGGCCTGTACATCGGCCACGAGCACTACGTGCCGATCGACGGCGACCCGCATGCCGTGGCCATGGCCACCGGCATCAACACGCGCCAGGGCAGCCGCCGCATCCTCGAGTACGCGTTCCAGACCGCCGTGGCCACCGGCCGCAAGAAGGTCACGATCGTGCACAAGGCCAACATCATGAAGGCGCTCACGGGCATCTTCCTCGAGACCGGCCTCGACCTCTACGAGAAGAAGTACAAGGGCCAGTTCGAGCTCGACACGGTCATCATCGACGCCTGCGCGATGAAGCTGGTGCTCAACCCCTGGCAGTTCGACATGCTGGTCACCACCAACCTGTTCGGCGACATCCTGTCGGACCTGGTGGCGGGCCTGGTCGGCGGCCTGGGCATGGCGCCCGGCGCCAACATCGGCACCAATGCCGCGATCTTCGAGGCGGTGCACGGCTCGGCGCCCGACATCGCGGGCAAGGGCATCGCGAACCCGATCGCGCTGATGCTCGCGGCCGCGCTGATGCTCGATCACTGCAAGCTGCCCGAACTCGCCACGCGCCTGCGCCAGGCCATCGACGACACGCTCAACATCGACCAGGTGCGCACCGGCGACCTGGGCGGCAGCGCCGGCACCGAGGCCTTCACCAAGGCACTGGTGGCGCGCATCCGGAACGCCTGA
- a CDS encoding amidase → MHLADYSRLDATALADAIRRKETTAAEAQRCAREAAAALNPRLNAIIELFDAPLAHEAQGPFGGVPFLIKDLVLQAEGVRCQAGSRLFGPGLPAPADSALMARFRRAGFATLGRTHTPEFGFNATTESAFGGATRNPWNPTHSTGGSSGGSAAAVAAGIVPVAHANDGGGSVRIPAAACGLVGLKPSRGRVSAGPGYGLPLMGLGIEGVVCRTVRDAAGALDAMHGPELGDPFLMAPPAQPYAQAIGAPPRRLRIAVTTQFPGTQPAARACVEAVEATAAVLADLGHVVEWATPAYAHEAFLAATRTFWSSFLAAGVAGVAQALQIGVDQALAQVQACTRATAEHGLRLSALDLELALMQMNAVSREVAPFFARHDILLSPTMRTPPVALGVLDQDDATRDAQGFFDHLFDYAACTPLANLTGQPAISLPLAMAGDLPIGVQCMAPMGDEATLLQLAAQLEQAMPWSARRPALHAAA, encoded by the coding sequence ATGCATCTCGCCGACTACAGCCGCCTCGACGCCACCGCGCTCGCCGACGCCATCCGCCGCAAGGAGACCACCGCCGCCGAGGCGCAGCGCTGCGCGCGCGAGGCCGCGGCCGCGCTGAACCCGCGACTCAACGCCATCATCGAGCTGTTCGACGCACCGCTCGCGCACGAGGCGCAGGGCCCGTTCGGCGGCGTGCCCTTCCTCATCAAGGACCTGGTGCTGCAGGCCGAGGGCGTGCGCTGCCAGGCCGGCAGCCGGCTGTTCGGCCCGGGCCTGCCCGCGCCGGCCGACAGCGCGCTGATGGCGCGCTTCCGCCGCGCCGGCTTCGCCACGCTGGGGCGCACGCACACGCCCGAGTTCGGCTTCAACGCCACCACCGAGAGCGCCTTCGGCGGCGCCACGCGCAACCCCTGGAACCCGACGCACAGCACGGGCGGCTCCAGCGGCGGTTCGGCCGCGGCGGTGGCCGCGGGCATCGTGCCGGTCGCGCATGCCAACGACGGCGGTGGCTCGGTCCGCATTCCAGCCGCGGCCTGCGGCCTGGTCGGGCTCAAGCCCAGCCGCGGCCGCGTCAGCGCGGGCCCGGGCTACGGCCTGCCGCTGATGGGGCTGGGCATCGAGGGCGTGGTGTGCCGCACGGTGCGCGATGCCGCCGGCGCGCTCGACGCGATGCACGGCCCCGAGCTCGGCGATCCCTTCCTGATGGCGCCGCCCGCGCAGCCCTATGCGCAGGCCATCGGCGCGCCGCCGCGCCGGCTGCGCATCGCGGTCACGACGCAGTTCCCGGGCACGCAGCCGGCCGCGCGCGCCTGCGTCGAGGCGGTCGAGGCCACGGCGGCGGTGCTCGCCGACCTGGGCCACGTCGTGGAATGGGCCACGCCCGCCTATGCGCACGAGGCCTTCCTCGCGGCCACGCGCACCTTCTGGTCCTCGTTCCTCGCGGCCGGCGTGGCGGGCGTGGCGCAGGCGCTGCAGATCGGTGTCGACCAGGCGCTGGCCCAGGTGCAGGCCTGCACGCGCGCCACCGCCGAGCACGGGCTGCGCCTGAGCGCGCTCGACCTGGAACTGGCGCTGATGCAGATGAACGCGGTGTCGCGCGAGGTCGCGCCCTTCTTCGCGCGGCACGACATCCTGCTCTCGCCCACGATGCGCACCCCGCCGGTGGCGCTGGGCGTGCTCGACCAGGACGACGCCACGCGCGACGCGCAGGGCTTCTTCGACCACCTGTTCGACTACGCCGCCTGCACCCCGCTGGCCAACCTCACGGGCCAGCCCGCGATCTCGCTGCCGCTGGCGATGGCCGGCGACCTGCCGATCGGCGTGCAGTGCATGGCGCCGATGGGCGACGAGGCCACGCTGCTGCAGCTCGCGGCGCAGCTCGAGCAGGCGATGCCCTGGAGCGCGCGGCGGCCGGCGCTGCACGCGGCGGCCTGA